A section of the Salvelinus alpinus chromosome 36, SLU_Salpinus.1, whole genome shotgun sequence genome encodes:
- the LOC139565185 gene encoding prostaglandin E2 receptor EP1 subtype-like, whose protein sequence is MLAMQHYNSSGLAAPHLLPNQTWGVERVPAMAWRANITTERPSNPTAAGLSMTLGILSNIVALVILAKAYARLRRRSKATFLLFASSLVATDFAGHVIPGALVLRLYSAGAATGPLARAATDAPCQFLGGSMVFFGLCPLFLGCAMAAERCLGVTQPLLHASLVTTARTKMALALIWLLALFVALLPFFRLGAYTYQYPWTWCFIRVLGETQETDVAFVMLFSGLGLASLTVALVCNTISGVTLVLARLRKKCKTCYRRSAKSHDIEMVAQLVGIMITSCICWSPLLIFGLMSVTRSYSGSIGSDQDTYRRLMVMGVRLASWNQILDPWVYILLRRAVLRKIYRITKSRASFKNSTFRHWDISSFQNSEKINTVNRI, encoded by the exons ATGTTGGCCATGCAGCACTACAACTCCTCAGGCCTGGCtgccccccacctcctccccaaCCAGACCTGGGGGGTGGAGAGGGTGCCGGCCATGGCCTGGAGGGCAAACATCACCACAGAGAGGCCCAGTAACCCCACGGCAGCCGGCCTCTCCATGACCCTAGGCATCCTGTCCAACATCGTGGCCCTGGTCATCCTGGCAAAAGCTTACGCCCGCCTGCGCCGCCGCTCCAAGGCCACCTTCCTGCTCTTCGCCAGCTCCCTGGTGGCCACAGACTTTGCCGGCCACGTCATCCCCGGTGCCCTGGTTTTGAGGCTGTACTCAGCTGGGGCTGCGACTGGGCCCTTAGCTCGCGCTGCCACCGATGCCCCCTGCCAGTTCCTAGGAGGTagcatggtgttcttcggcttgtgcCCATTGTTCTTGGGCTGTGCCATGGCTGCTGAGCGCTGCCTGGGTGTCACACAGCCCCTGCTCCATGCCTCACTGGTCACCACGGCTCGCACCAAGATGGCACTGGCTCTCATCTGGCTGCTGGCTCTGTTTGTGGCCCTCCTGCCCTTCTTCAGGCTGGGGGCCTACACCTACCAGTACCCTTGGACCTGGTGCTTCATCAGGGTTCTGGGAGAGACTCAGGAGACGGACGTGGCCTTTGTAATGCTGTTCTCTGGACTGGGCCTGGCCTCTCTGACTGTGGCCCTAGTGTGTAATACCATCAGTGGGGTCACGCTGGTGCTTGCCAGACTGCGTAAGAAGTGTAAGACCTGCTACCGTCGCTCAGCCAAGTCCCATGACATTGAGATGGTGGCCCAGCTGGTGGGCATTATGATCACTTCTTGCATCTGCTGGAGCCCCCTGCTG ATCTTTGGCCTGATGTCAGTCACACGGTCCTACAGCGGTTCCATAGGCAGTGACCAGGACACATACAGGAGGTTGATGGTGATGGGCGTCCGGCTGGCCTCCTGGAACCAGATCCTGGACCCCTGGGTCTACATCCTGCTGCGCCGGGCCGTGCTGAGGAAGATCTACCGCATCACCAAGAGCCGGGCCAGCTTCAAGAACAGCACCTTCCGCCATTGGGATATCAGCTCCTTCCAGAACTCTGAGAAAATAAACACTGTCAACAGGATCTGA